One genomic segment of Occultella kanbiaonis includes these proteins:
- a CDS encoding ArsR/SmtB family transcription factor has protein sequence MTPSPTTDRPAHTLTTRRPPSGTAVLDPVPLCAALADATRWEILAVLGDRDASASELAEELPISRQAIAKHLQQLAAVGLVEPVRVGRAIRYRALGARLGQLARHLETIGRGWDARLSRLKDVAETLHRD, from the coding sequence ATGACGCCCTCGCCGACCACCGACCGACCGGCGCACACTCTCACGACGAGACGTCCGCCGTCGGGCACCGCCGTGCTCGACCCGGTGCCGCTGTGCGCGGCTCTCGCGGACGCGACCAGGTGGGAGATTCTCGCGGTGCTCGGCGACCGGGACGCCTCGGCCAGCGAGCTCGCCGAGGAGTTGCCGATCTCACGGCAGGCGATCGCCAAGCATCTGCAGCAGCTCGCGGCCGTCGGGCTCGTGGAGCCGGTCCGGGTGGGCCGGGCGATCCGCTACCGCGCCCTGGGTGCCCGGCTCGGTCAGCTCGCCCGGCACCTGGAGACGATCGGCCGCGGTTGGGACGCCCGGCTGTCCCGGCTCAAGGACGTCGCGGAGACCCTGCACCGCGACTGA
- a CDS encoding aldo/keto reductase has product MTAPNLTLTSGTTIPGLGLGTWPMDDADVATAVETAIGAGYRLIDTAENYGNEAGVGEGVRRSGIDRGEVFLTTKFNEKWHSYDGVRQAFEASAARLGLDYIDLFLAHWPRPAFGGFVEAVRGLVALREEGLIRAVGVSNFKPAHLQAVLDAGLVPDVNQIKRDPRNPRRAELAFHSEHGILTEAYTPLGKAGDLLAEPAITQAAQAHGRTPAQVVLRWHTQTGALPIPKSANPGRIAENIAIFDFELTAEEIAGIDALDTGDADVADSDVVGH; this is encoded by the coding sequence ATGACTGCTCCCAACCTGACGTTGACCTCCGGAACCACCATCCCCGGCCTGGGTCTCGGCACCTGGCCGATGGACGACGCGGATGTCGCCACGGCCGTCGAGACCGCCATCGGCGCGGGCTACCGGCTCATCGACACCGCCGAGAACTACGGCAACGAGGCAGGGGTGGGTGAGGGCGTGCGCCGCTCCGGGATCGACCGGGGCGAGGTGTTCCTGACCACGAAGTTCAACGAGAAGTGGCACTCCTACGACGGTGTCCGGCAGGCGTTCGAGGCCAGCGCCGCCCGGCTCGGCCTGGACTACATCGACCTGTTCCTGGCGCACTGGCCCCGGCCCGCGTTCGGCGGGTTCGTCGAGGCGGTGCGAGGCCTCGTCGCACTGCGCGAGGAGGGACTGATCCGCGCCGTCGGGGTCTCGAACTTCAAGCCCGCGCACCTGCAGGCGGTCCTCGATGCCGGCCTGGTGCCGGACGTGAACCAGATCAAGCGCGACCCCCGCAACCCGCGTCGCGCCGAACTGGCCTTCCACTCCGAGCACGGCATCCTCACGGAGGCATACACGCCCCTCGGCAAGGCCGGTGACCTGCTCGCCGAACCTGCGATCACGCAGGCCGCGCAGGCGCACGGGCGCACCCCGGCCCAGGTGGTACTGCGCTGGCACACCCAGACCGGGGCGCTGCCGATCCCGAAGTCCGCGAACCCGGGGCGGATCGCTGAGAACATCGCCATCTTCGACTTCGAGCTGACCGCCGAGGAGATCGCCGGGATCGACGCCCTCGACACCGGCGACGCGGACGTGGCCGACTCGGACGTCGTCGGCCACTGA
- a CDS encoding NAD(P)-dependent oxidoreductase, translated as MTTNSQVTVLGLGEMGSALARTLVDRGYHTTVWNRTATRATPLAEAGATVAATALEAVAASPLVIICLLDSAAVETVLATIESSVSGKVLVDVTSGSPGQARANADWTRERAARYLDGGIMGDSPYVGTPNVKFSFSGDRGAFEAHESTLQELGDIAYHGEDAGLASVEFLAQVAVGYEFLIGLLHTLSLVDAEGVDVAEFAQRVAGSIGGYAPLVKAFGESIANAEYAPDLGSLDVQAALMDDLISHRDSLGIEAVRMREVKMLMDRRIADGHGGQGFSSLFELLRAGGPSSPTSESGNSRA; from the coding sequence ATGACCACGAACAGCCAGGTCACCGTGCTCGGTCTCGGTGAGATGGGGTCAGCGCTCGCAAGAACCCTCGTCGACCGCGGATATCACACGACAGTCTGGAACCGCACCGCGACCAGGGCTACGCCGCTGGCCGAGGCGGGCGCAACAGTCGCCGCGACGGCGCTCGAGGCCGTCGCGGCGAGCCCGCTCGTCATCATCTGCCTCCTCGACAGCGCGGCGGTCGAAACGGTTCTCGCCACCATCGAGTCGTCAGTGTCTGGCAAGGTTCTGGTGGATGTGACCAGCGGCTCTCCTGGCCAGGCAAGAGCGAACGCGGACTGGACGCGCGAGCGCGCCGCGCGGTACCTCGACGGCGGCATCATGGGAGATTCGCCGTACGTCGGCACCCCGAACGTCAAATTCTCCTTTAGCGGCGACCGAGGTGCTTTCGAAGCCCATGAGTCAACTTTGCAGGAGTTGGGTGACATCGCCTACCACGGCGAGGACGCCGGTCTTGCGTCAGTGGAGTTCTTGGCGCAGGTCGCGGTGGGGTACGAGTTTCTCATCGGCCTGCTGCACACACTCAGTCTTGTGGATGCAGAGGGAGTCGACGTGGCAGAGTTCGCGCAGCGTGTCGCCGGCTCGATCGGCGGATACGCGCCGCTGGTTAAGGCCTTCGGCGAGTCCATCGCGAACGCTGAGTACGCGCCCGATCTCGGCTCGCTGGACGTTCAGGCAGCTCTGATGGACGACCTGATCAGCCACCGGGATTCCCTCGGCATCGAGGCGGTGCGCATGCGCGAGGTGAAGATGCTCATGGATCGGCGCATCGCCGACGGCCACGGCGGTCAGGGATTCTCGAGTCTGTTCGAGTTGCTGCGGGCGGGCGGACCATCGTCTCCCACCAGCGAGTCGGGCAACTCGCGGGCGTAA
- a CDS encoding LCP family protein — MGALAFALAFGGAVYAQLQSEVEVIDPGALIVQPTGDDGETVTPAPPADPNAGTALNLLIIGSDSRADGAVADGTDSVLADTHIIAHISADRSRVELVSIPRDIMVQIPDCPTTSGETIRGWYGQYNAAYATGWRVGGDKESAVACDINLAQSATGLTIDGFVLVEMGGFVEMVDALGGVDICIPQDIAAPKANLYLDAGQQILTGEQALGYARARTGAGLGDGSDTSRIERQQRLMSALVDEVLSRNILTDGPALYGMVNAALGSLTMSSNLSSLTGMAGLALSLRSLSADDVVFLTTPYAAYAPDPNRLVWTSGVDDIWEAMADDEPILGTEGTASGTPGGVDPPNGPDSETDAPPSGIDEPEDAATQTPSDAGTGGASAEELTGAC; from the coding sequence GTGGGCGCGCTCGCCTTCGCCCTCGCGTTCGGCGGCGCGGTGTACGCGCAACTGCAGTCCGAGGTCGAGGTCATCGATCCCGGCGCCCTGATCGTGCAGCCCACCGGCGACGATGGTGAGACCGTCACCCCCGCTCCGCCGGCCGACCCGAACGCGGGCACGGCACTCAACCTGCTCATCATCGGCTCGGACAGCCGGGCCGACGGGGCTGTCGCCGATGGCACCGATTCGGTGCTTGCGGACACTCACATCATCGCTCACATCTCCGCGGACCGGTCCCGCGTGGAACTCGTCTCGATCCCGCGCGACATCATGGTCCAGATCCCCGATTGCCCGACGACGTCCGGCGAGACGATCCGAGGGTGGTACGGGCAGTACAACGCGGCGTATGCGACCGGCTGGCGGGTCGGCGGCGACAAGGAGTCCGCTGTCGCCTGCGACATCAACCTGGCCCAGTCCGCGACCGGGCTGACCATCGACGGGTTCGTCCTGGTCGAGATGGGCGGGTTCGTCGAGATGGTCGACGCGCTCGGTGGTGTCGACATCTGCATCCCGCAGGACATCGCGGCCCCCAAGGCGAACCTCTACCTCGATGCCGGGCAGCAGATCCTCACCGGGGAGCAGGCCCTCGGCTACGCGCGAGCTCGCACCGGCGCGGGCCTCGGCGACGGCTCCGACACCAGCCGGATCGAACGCCAGCAGCGGCTGATGTCCGCGCTCGTCGACGAGGTGCTCTCGCGCAACATCCTCACCGACGGCCCCGCCCTGTACGGGATGGTCAACGCCGCTCTCGGTTCGTTGACGATGAGCTCGAACCTCTCCTCGCTGACCGGCATGGCCGGCCTCGCCCTGAGCCTGCGTTCGCTCTCCGCCGACGACGTCGTGTTCCTCACCACGCCGTACGCCGCCTACGCACCGGACCCGAACCGGCTCGTCTGGACCAGCGGGGTGGACGACATCTGGGAGGCGATGGCCGACGACGAACCGATCCTCGGGACCGAAGGCACGGCGTCGGGCACACCGGGTGGTGTGGACCCGCCGAACGGTCCGGACAGCGAGACGGACGCGCCGCCGTCGGGCATCGACGAACCGGAGGACGCTGCCACGCAGACTCCCTCAGACGCCGGCACCGGCGGCGCCAGCGCCGAGGAGCTCACCGGCGCCTGCTGA
- a CDS encoding SRPBCC domain-containing protein, with protein sequence MSIDHAVADLDAGTITRTIRIEAPIGTVWTALTSPEHIATWWGHPSEFPDGWRAGSLGHFVWEDHTFPVRIDEIAPHAAFALTWGDLDTTLEESAAATSVRFTLASEGDTTTVTVLETGFDRLDAAARRAAMDENTGGWNTVLDALRDYTAGRATPADLQAVR encoded by the coding sequence ATGAGCATCGACCACGCCGTCGCCGACCTCGACGCAGGCACCATCACCCGCACGATCCGGATCGAGGCACCGATCGGCACCGTCTGGACCGCCCTCACCTCTCCCGAACACATCGCCACGTGGTGGGGCCACCCCTCGGAGTTCCCGGACGGCTGGCGGGCCGGCTCCCTGGGCCACTTCGTCTGGGAGGACCACACGTTCCCGGTCCGCATCGACGAGATCGCACCGCACGCAGCGTTCGCCCTCACCTGGGGCGATCTGGACACCACGCTGGAGGAGTCCGCGGCCGCCACGTCGGTCCGGTTCACCCTCGCATCCGAAGGCGACACCACCACGGTCACGGTCCTTGAGACCGGCTTCGACCGTCTCGACGCGGCCGCCCGGCGGGCTGCGATGGATGAGAACACCGGCGGCTGGAACACCGTCCTGGACGCACTCCGCGACTACACCGCGGGCCGGGCCACCCCCGCCGACCTCCAGGCCGTGCGATGA
- a CDS encoding MFS transporter, with translation MAQAQQDAETTGTWRELLGRQYAPIAAVLAGGVLLEASNVYLTTSLLPTIVGEIGGAEFYAWTMTVFLLASVVSAMLVSRILTQQGAVRAYLLALGLFALGSLLCAGSPWMPALLFGRAVQGLGGGLLAGLGYALIQRALPQRLWARAAALVSAMWGVGNIVGPVVGGVFGQLNAWRAAFVVLAVVAVLICVLVVRSMPRTARGRSSEPVPWTSLLLLTGGVAAVSVASVVPTGLATAVALLVGIGLGVRFIRHERRSGSGILPKITFKAASSLRWVYLAVAVLAFGIGTEAFIPLFGQEIGALSPFVAGLLGAALSLGWAVTQMFTANVSGDRARRWLIIAGPVVVGAGLAAYGLLQQDGPSNTVIAAWFITLFAAGAGIGLGFPHLTVAALGSTDGEEEGAKAAAAVNTVFIIANSFSVALAGVLVNLAAPDLVRSAQLLMLVFAGMSVLGVTAARRAASGVRPRATTN, from the coding sequence ATGGCGCAGGCTCAGCAGGACGCGGAAACGACCGGTACATGGCGGGAGCTGCTTGGCCGACAGTACGCACCCATCGCGGCAGTTCTCGCAGGCGGCGTGCTGTTGGAGGCGAGCAACGTCTACCTCACCACAAGCCTCCTCCCCACGATCGTGGGTGAGATCGGCGGCGCGGAGTTCTACGCGTGGACGATGACGGTCTTCCTGCTGGCCTCCGTGGTCAGCGCTATGCTTGTGAGCAGGATCCTGACTCAGCAGGGCGCCGTGCGCGCGTACCTTCTCGCCCTCGGCCTCTTCGCGCTCGGTTCACTACTGTGCGCGGGCAGCCCATGGATGCCGGCACTGCTCTTCGGGCGCGCCGTACAAGGGCTCGGCGGCGGTCTGCTCGCAGGCCTCGGCTATGCGCTCATTCAGCGAGCATTGCCCCAACGGCTCTGGGCGCGTGCCGCTGCGCTGGTGTCAGCGATGTGGGGAGTCGGCAACATCGTTGGGCCCGTCGTCGGAGGCGTGTTCGGACAGCTCAACGCCTGGCGCGCCGCATTCGTCGTCCTGGCGGTCGTGGCCGTTCTCATCTGCGTGCTCGTCGTTCGGTCGATGCCACGAACCGCTCGAGGTCGCTCAAGCGAGCCGGTGCCATGGACGTCGTTGCTCCTGCTGACGGGTGGCGTCGCCGCGGTGAGCGTGGCGAGCGTTGTTCCGACGGGCCTCGCCACTGCCGTGGCACTCCTCGTCGGCATCGGGCTCGGAGTTCGGTTCATCCGCCATGAACGGCGCAGCGGCAGCGGCATCCTTCCCAAGATCACGTTCAAGGCGGCATCCTCGCTCCGGTGGGTCTACCTGGCAGTCGCGGTTCTGGCGTTCGGAATCGGCACCGAGGCATTCATCCCGCTGTTCGGTCAGGAGATCGGAGCCCTGAGCCCGTTCGTGGCCGGCCTGCTCGGAGCAGCACTGTCGCTGGGATGGGCCGTAACTCAGATGTTCACGGCGAATGTGTCGGGAGACAGGGCCCGTCGCTGGCTCATCATCGCTGGGCCTGTGGTCGTGGGAGCGGGGCTCGCCGCGTACGGCCTACTTCAGCAGGACGGCCCATCCAACACGGTCATCGCCGCGTGGTTCATCACCCTGTTCGCAGCCGGAGCCGGAATCGGTCTCGGATTCCCGCACCTGACCGTCGCAGCCCTCGGCAGCACCGACGGCGAGGAAGAGGGAGCGAAGGCGGCCGCCGCGGTCAACACCGTCTTCATCATCGCGAACTCCTTCAGCGTCGCACTGGCAGGAGTGCTCGTGAACCTCGCAGCTCCCGACCTCGTCCGCTCTGCGCAACTGCTGATGCTCGTGTTCGCGGGCATGTCCGTTCTCGGGGTGACCGCCGCACGTCGAGCCGCTTCGGGCGTCCGCCCTCGAGCCACGACCAACTGA
- a CDS encoding DUF222 domain-containing protein, with product MFEVDGGGGVPQAGAPSSGCCAHCAEASGGPVRVVDYGALDEAALAVLSPRELAEVAAFERELAYQDWFEEFVGAPEDLISEGDLGGTQGPESSTSEAGAIHGPSVEQGAVPSPGSGAVPSPGSGAVPSPGSGVLPGAGSAPTTQAGARQVFRAEVPVDLGGDDLPRVDAQALSTRAVDGFLVDELTRADLTGMDEYELVDALGCFRRLEAVGSAGVREVAAELASRASMVMARPRAVGRRVVFRESLAADEIAAKVGCSKQEANRLVRVGQFLGGIAAPTGEALARGEIDAGKADVIAVAVSVLEAEAAFKVQDELLPKAVLWTRHRVVREVAKMVAAADPAQFTQRAARASTRRYVGRARVDVDGMASQTVYWPAADALGLDLLLDSAASSAKAAGDLRTLEQLRADVMADIVAHGLNTGQVGDLTGFTFQLHTGPCTHTHHHDHEADHEHEHEHEHEVGSDAEHGDRVDHGDGEGAGQAPASAADAGSETETSTASPTDEPEGTGAPSTAATAESDQATAPSTSPTDEAGGTGAPTSSPTGVPEGTEMPTADPQNGSEGTTAPAADPQGGPEGTSAPATGSGAPVAPGAGFLGSWHGADTGADPRVFTPARGQGLPRVWPLGVLGGHRAQILIRVSLSTLMGGEDPGDIEGLGPIPADVARAFAAGGTWRRLVTDPITDRVLDYGTTRYEPPQNMSDRIKENEPHCTAAGCSATARMTELDHRTPFPLGHTSDDNLDPKCRRCHVLKTHGNFEDEVDDHGNRFWRTPTGHVYMRTPNGTITELPRTRPDSNGPTYRTAPDPDEPPPF from the coding sequence ATGTTCGAGGTCGACGGCGGGGGTGGTGTTCCGCAGGCGGGTGCGCCGTCGTCGGGGTGCTGCGCGCATTGCGCCGAGGCGAGTGGTGGGCCGGTGCGGGTGGTCGATTATGGCGCGTTGGATGAGGCCGCGTTGGCGGTGTTGTCGCCGCGGGAGTTGGCTGAGGTGGCCGCGTTCGAGCGGGAGTTGGCGTATCAGGACTGGTTCGAGGAGTTCGTCGGTGCGCCCGAGGATCTGATCAGTGAAGGCGACCTCGGCGGTACGCAGGGCCCCGAATCGTCCACGTCTGAGGCTGGAGCGATCCACGGACCCAGCGTTGAGCAGGGCGCCGTGCCGAGCCCTGGCTCGGGCGCCGTGCCGAGCCCTGGCTCGGGCGCCGTGCCGAGCCCTGGCTCGGGCGTCTTGCCCGGCGCTGGCTCGGCTCCGACGACGCAGGCGGGCGCCCGCCAGGTGTTCCGGGCCGAGGTCCCGGTGGATCTGGGTGGCGACGACCTGCCGCGGGTGGATGCGCAGGCGTTGTCGACTCGGGCGGTCGATGGGTTCTTGGTCGATGAGCTCACGCGTGCGGATCTGACCGGGATGGATGAGTACGAACTCGTCGATGCCCTGGGGTGCTTCCGGCGTCTGGAGGCGGTCGGGTCGGCCGGGGTGCGGGAGGTCGCGGCGGAGTTGGCGTCGCGGGCGTCGATGGTGATGGCGCGGCCGCGGGCGGTCGGTCGGCGGGTGGTGTTCCGGGAGTCGTTGGCCGCGGATGAGATCGCGGCGAAGGTGGGGTGTTCGAAGCAGGAGGCGAACCGGTTGGTCCGGGTCGGGCAGTTCCTGGGCGGGATCGCGGCCCCGACGGGTGAGGCGTTGGCCAGGGGTGAGATCGATGCGGGTAAGGCCGACGTGATCGCGGTCGCGGTGTCGGTGTTGGAGGCCGAGGCGGCGTTCAAGGTCCAGGACGAGTTGTTGCCGAAGGCGGTGTTGTGGACTCGGCACCGGGTGGTGCGGGAGGTCGCGAAAATGGTCGCTGCGGCTGATCCGGCGCAGTTCACGCAGCGGGCCGCGCGGGCCAGTACCCGCCGGTATGTGGGCCGGGCCAGGGTCGATGTCGATGGGATGGCCTCGCAGACGGTGTACTGGCCGGCCGCGGACGCCCTCGGCCTGGATCTGTTGCTCGATAGTGCGGCGTCCTCGGCGAAGGCCGCCGGGGACCTGCGCACGTTGGAGCAGTTGCGGGCCGATGTCATGGCCGACATCGTCGCCCACGGCCTCAACACCGGCCAGGTCGGCGACCTGACCGGATTCACCTTCCAACTCCACACCGGCCCCTGCACCCACACCCACCACCACGACCACGAGGCCGACCACGAGCACGAGCACGAGCACGAGCACGAGGTTGGCAGCGATGCCGAGCACGGTGATCGCGTCGACCACGGCGACGGCGAGGGCGCTGGTCAGGCGCCGGCCAGTGCCGCGGACGCCGGCTCAGAAACTGAAACTTCCACGGCCAGCCCGACCGATGAGCCCGAGGGGACGGGTGCGCCCAGCACCGCTGCGACAGCCGAGTCCGACCAGGCGACTGCGCCCAGCACCAGCCCGACAGATGAGGCCGGGGGGACGGGTGCGCCCACGAGCAGCCCAACTGGCGTGCCGGAGGGGACGGAGATGCCCACCGCCGACCCGCAGAACGGGTCCGAGGGGACAACTGCGCCCGCCGCCGACCCGCAGGGCGGGCCTGAGGGGACGAGTGCGCCCGCCACCGGCTCGGGTGCGCCCGTCGCGCCCGGTGCCGGGTTCCTGGGGTCCTGGCATGGTGCTGATACCGGGGCCGATCCACGGGTGTTCACCCCCGCCCGGGGACAAGGACTGCCACGGGTCTGGCCCCTCGGAGTCCTCGGCGGACACCGCGCCCAGATCCTCATCCGCGTCTCCCTCTCGACCTTGATGGGCGGCGAGGACCCCGGCGACATCGAAGGACTCGGCCCGATCCCCGCCGACGTCGCCCGCGCCTTCGCCGCTGGCGGCACCTGGCGACGCCTGGTCACCGACCCCATCACCGACCGCGTCCTGGACTACGGCACCACCCGCTACGAACCGCCACAGAACATGAGCGACCGGATCAAAGAGAACGAACCCCACTGCACCGCAGCCGGCTGCTCGGCCACCGCCCGAATGACCGAACTCGACCACCGGACCCCGTTCCCCCTCGGACACACCAGCGACGACAACCTCGACCCCAAATGCCGCCGCTGCCACGTCCTGAAGACCCACGGCAACTTCGAAGACGAAGTCGACGACCACGGCAACCGGTTCTGGCGCACCCCCACCGGCCACGTCTACATGCGCACCCCGAACGGCACCATCACCGAACTCCCCAGAACCCGCCCCGACAGCAACGGCCCCACCTACCGCACCGCACCCGACCCCGACGAACCACCACCCTTCTGA
- the soxR gene encoding redox-sensitive transcriptional activator SoxR, translating to MSLEPDDLLAIGEVSHRTGVPVSALHFYEQLGLIASTRTAGNQRRYRRHMLRRISLIVVAKRLGIPLSDVQEVFTSLPLDHSPSLRDWRRVAKLWHAELELRRTQLDHLQRELTGCIGCGCVSLKACRLLNPEDALGEDGPGPRRI from the coding sequence ATGTCGCTGGAGCCCGACGATCTACTCGCTATCGGCGAGGTCTCGCATCGCACCGGCGTCCCAGTGTCGGCGCTGCACTTCTACGAGCAGCTGGGCCTGATCGCCTCTACGCGCACCGCGGGTAACCAGCGCCGGTATCGACGCCACATGCTGCGCCGGATCTCACTGATCGTCGTCGCGAAGCGGCTCGGCATTCCGCTGAGTGACGTGCAAGAGGTCTTCACCAGCCTCCCGCTGGATCATTCCCCGTCTCTGCGTGACTGGCGGCGGGTGGCGAAGCTGTGGCACGCCGAGCTCGAGTTGCGACGAACCCAACTCGACCACCTGCAACGCGAACTGACCGGATGCATCGGATGCGGCTGCGTCTCCCTCAAGGCATGCCGCCTCCTCAACCCCGAGGATGCGCTCGGAGAGGATGGCCCCGGACCTCGACGTATCTGA
- a CDS encoding acyl-CoA thioester hydrolase/BAAT C-terminal domain-containing protein: MEVDETPIRRHGLVGLLCTPRTAAPAPGVLLVGGSEGGRHDRDAVVLAGEGFTVFALSYFADRGLARGLVDIPLELFSRGLDLLESLSEGRTLGVTGGSRGGEAALLVAAHDHRVGAVATIAGSGVVTQGIDYGAGLLPQILRREVASWTLGGERLPYLPYANLDEIDRLVAATEPVPLGVAFPPVPTDPDVLDRVSIPVERISGKVLSICGDEDRMWPSDAYTRVAVDRLAAHDRAGDIEHVVLPGVGHPIAGPPGQSFTSTLSPGPGVTFEMGGSPRANTAGRMDAWRRQVMFFKRELDADQR, from the coding sequence ATGGAGGTCGACGAGACACCGATCCGCAGGCACGGCCTGGTCGGGCTCCTCTGCACGCCACGCACCGCGGCGCCGGCGCCGGGCGTACTTCTCGTGGGTGGATCGGAGGGCGGACGGCACGACCGGGATGCGGTGGTACTCGCCGGCGAGGGCTTCACCGTGTTCGCCCTCTCCTACTTCGCCGACCGCGGGCTCGCGCGCGGCCTCGTTGACATCCCGCTCGAACTCTTCTCTCGAGGCCTGGACCTGCTCGAGTCGCTCAGCGAGGGACGTACCCTCGGAGTGACCGGTGGCTCCCGAGGCGGCGAGGCCGCCCTGCTGGTCGCCGCGCACGACCACCGGGTCGGCGCGGTGGCGACCATCGCCGGCAGCGGCGTGGTCACGCAGGGTATCGACTATGGCGCCGGGCTCCTGCCCCAGATCCTGCGGCGCGAGGTGGCGTCCTGGACGCTCGGCGGCGAGCGACTCCCCTACCTGCCGTACGCGAACCTCGACGAGATCGACCGGCTCGTCGCGGCGACCGAGCCGGTGCCGCTCGGTGTCGCGTTCCCACCGGTGCCGACCGACCCCGACGTGCTCGACCGTGTGAGCATCCCGGTCGAGCGCATCTCCGGGAAGGTGCTCTCCATCTGCGGCGACGAGGACCGGATGTGGCCCAGCGACGCCTATACCCGAGTAGCTGTGGACCGCCTGGCCGCCCACGACCGAGCCGGTGACATCGAACACGTGGTGCTGCCTGGCGTGGGGCACCCCATCGCCGGGCCTCCAGGCCAGTCGTTCACCAGCACCCTCTCGCCCGGCCCCGGCGTGACCTTCGAGATGGGCGGATCGCCTCGTGCCAACACCGCCGGGCGGATGGACGCGTGGCGTCGCCAAGTGATGTTCTTCAAACGCGAACTGGATGCGGATCAGCGGTAG
- a CDS encoding ATP-dependent DNA ligase has translation MRLAEVVATSAVVASTRSRKAKVAALAQALERAEPEEIETVTAYLSGALRQRRVGVGWRSLTELPEPAGSPSLGVAEVHERLEAISRFTGAGSQAARSAAVAELFGQATAQEQSWLRGAITGELRQGASDALVQDAVAAAAGVPVAQVRRAAMFAGATLPVAVAALTGGTDALAQFRLQVGRPVLPMLASSAPDLDGAWEKLGGGQVPLAVDHKLDGIRIQAHKDGDRVLLVTRSLEDITDRLPDVVAVVRALPAERVVLDGEALALDPAGRPRPFQETASLTSTGTAAGAAVARAGAITPYFFDLLLRDDADLLDAPATERWRHLEELVPAAHRVPRLLTDDADAARDFLAGAIAAGQEGVVVKSTDAPYAAGRRGSAWVKVKPVHTLDLVVLAVERGSGRRRGWLSNIHLGARDPETGGFVMLGKTFKGMTDEMLAWQTERFEELATDRDDWVVHVRPEQVVEIAFDGIQRSSRYPGGVALRFARVLRYRQDKTADEADTIDTVRSFHAVG, from the coding sequence ATGCGACTCGCGGAGGTGGTGGCCACGTCGGCCGTGGTGGCCTCGACACGGTCCCGGAAGGCGAAGGTGGCCGCCCTGGCGCAGGCCCTGGAGCGGGCCGAGCCGGAGGAGATCGAGACGGTGACGGCGTACCTGTCCGGGGCGTTGCGGCAGCGGCGCGTCGGCGTCGGGTGGCGCTCCCTGACGGAGCTGCCGGAGCCGGCCGGGTCGCCGTCGCTCGGCGTCGCCGAGGTGCACGAGCGCCTCGAGGCGATCTCACGGTTCACCGGCGCCGGGTCCCAGGCGGCGCGGTCGGCGGCCGTCGCCGAGTTGTTCGGGCAGGCGACGGCGCAGGAACAGTCGTGGCTGCGTGGCGCCATCACGGGCGAGTTGCGCCAGGGCGCCTCCGACGCGCTCGTGCAGGACGCCGTGGCGGCCGCGGCCGGGGTGCCGGTGGCGCAGGTGCGCCGGGCCGCGATGTTCGCGGGGGCCACGCTCCCGGTTGCCGTCGCGGCTCTGACCGGCGGGACCGACGCGCTCGCGCAGTTCCGGCTCCAGGTGGGCCGGCCGGTGCTGCCGATGCTCGCGTCCAGCGCACCGGACCTCGACGGGGCATGGGAGAAGCTGGGCGGCGGTCAGGTCCCGCTCGCGGTGGACCACAAACTCGACGGGATCCGGATCCAGGCGCACAAGGACGGCGACCGGGTGCTGCTCGTGACCCGCTCCCTCGAGGACATCACCGACCGGCTGCCGGACGTGGTCGCCGTGGTCCGGGCGCTGCCGGCCGAGCGCGTGGTGCTCGACGGCGAGGCCCTCGCCCTCGACCCGGCCGGCCGGCCGCGGCCGTTCCAGGAGACGGCGTCGCTCACCTCCACGGGCACCGCCGCCGGGGCCGCGGTGGCCCGGGCGGGCGCGATCACGCCCTACTTCTTCGACCTCCTCCTGCGCGACGACGCCGATCTCCTCGACGCGCCCGCCACCGAGCGGTGGCGCCACCTGGAGGAGCTGGTGCCGGCCGCACATCGGGTGCCGCGGCTGCTGACCGACGACGCCGACGCCGCCCGGGACTTCCTCGCCGGTGCCATCGCGGCAGGGCAGGAGGGCGTCGTCGTGAAGTCCACCGACGCCCCGTACGCCGCAGGCCGGCGCGGCTCGGCGTGGGTGAAGGTGAAGCCGGTCCACACCCTGGACCTCGTGGTCCTCGCCGTCGAACGCGGCAGTGGACGGCGCCGTGGCTGGCTCTCGAACATCCACCTCGGCGCCCGTGATCCCGAGACCGGCGGTTTTGTCATGCTCGGCAAGACGTTCAAGGGGATGACCGACGAGATGCTGGCCTGGCAGACCGAGCGGTTCGAGGAGCTGGCGACTGATCGCGACGACTGGGTGGTGCACGTGCGCCCGGAGCAGGTGGTCGAGATCGCGTTCGACGGCATTCAGAGGTCCTCGCGCTACCCGGGTGGCGTCGCCCTCCGTTTCGCGCGTGTGCTCAGGTACCGCCAGGACAAGACTGCCGACGAGGCCGACACCATCGACACCGTCCGCTCATTTCACGCCGTGGGCTGA